AGGATAACGTCGAAGTCGCCGCCAAGGTGAAGGAAATCGGCCTCGACCGTATCGAAATCTGCCGCCTGCACGCCGGGGGCGACTTCCACAATCTGGAAAACTGGAAGGAAGTCGTGAAGACCTACACCGACGCCGGTGTGAAGATCGTCTCGGTCGGTGTGGAAACCCTGGTCGGCGATCCGTCCGAGCGCGACGCCTTCGAGGCGGTTGCCATGGCCGGTGCCAAGCACATCTCCGTCCACTTCAAGGTGGACAGCTTCGGCAAGGCCATCGCCCAGGCGCGCAGCTTTGCCCGTGAGTACGGCATCAAGGTCGGCATCCACTGCCACGGCGGCTACATGTTTGGCGGCCAGCCGGACGTGATGGAGCACCTGATCAACCTCGGCACCCCGGAAGTCGGTCTGTGCATCGACACCGCCTGGTGCATGCAGATCGGCCCGAAGCAAGGTGTGCCGCTCGAATGGATCAAGAAGTACTCCGGTAAGGTCCACGGCATTCACTTCAAGGACTTCGTCTTCGAGAAGAACGCCGGCTGGAAGGACACCGTTGTGGGTCAGGGTAACCTCGACCTGCCCGCCTTCGCTGCCCAGCTCAAGGCCGACAACTACGACGGCATGGCCGTGATCGAGTACGAAGCCGATCCGGAAAACCCCGTCCCGGCCCTGAAGAACTGCGTCGAACAGATGCGGAACGTCCTGTAAGCCCACGGCTTACGCAGACACACCACCTTTTACAGCAAGGGCGCGGTCACTCCGACCGCGCCCTTTTCATTCCTTAAAATCGACAGGCTGGCTCAGTAATATGAGTCGGCGCTTCGTTGGCACGCGTTGCGCTTAGTGGGTATCGCCGTTGACGATGGCCATGATTTCATCGCGGTAAAGGGCCAGATTAATCGCCACCGTCAGATTCCCGAAGAGCCCCGACCCGATGACGCGCTCGCCGCCCTCAGTCGTGTAGATTCCGGGCTGGTTCGGATACAGGCGCCCGACCGTTACGATCATGCCGCAGAGCTTCCAGCCATCTTCGGTTTTCATAAAGAAGCATCCACCTGAGTCCTGCGAAGTCGCCTGGGCTTCATAGGCCGTCTGCTGGGCAGGATCCCCGGAAAAATCCGTAACCAGGGCTTGCCCGGGGATGGGCTGGTCGCCCTCCCCCAAAATCCGGTTTGTCCCCCAGCTCATTTCCCACTGCCGGGGATTGTGCCCGAGGACTCCTGCCATATTGGCTTCTTTGGGATCACTCACCTCCGTCCACGTCCAGGGGCGTGTGCTCTGGTCGACTTTCCAGTATGTCATGTGGTCCACCGCCGTGATACCGGCACCGATCATAATCACCTCGGTACCAGGTGTCGGGGCGGTGGTGGCAATCTCGGCAACGGGCAAATTCGGAGCCTCTTTCAAGTGGATGAGCTGGAGATCCGCCTTTTTGAAGGCGTGCGTCTTATCGATCACATCCTCTCGCTTCAGTTTCTTCCCATCAATAACGATCAAAGAAGGAGAAACATGCCGAGGCGTCAAAAACCAGCCATTGCCCAGGTAGGCAGCGGCACCCCCTCGCACCTTGACCATACTGGCAAAGCCAGGGTCCTCAGGCTGGCCGTCCTTGCCTGTCGGCGCGGACAGATTCCCTCCGGGAGAGCTCGCATTTACAATCGCGTGGGAAAGGGTAGCGGTGAGTGCCAAGCCGAGAGAAAAGAGGATAATACGCTTAAGCATAGACCGTGATATACGCCAGAACCTGCTCTGAGTAAACCATTCATTGCTCTTTGCTCCCCTCCCTCAGCTATCGCGCGCTTGCCAGATGGGATTGCCTCAGCAACAGTGGCGCCATGTCTGGTTACGTTTTCCTCGCCGTGGCCATCGTGGCCGAAGTCATCGCCACCACCGCCCTGAAGCTCTCGGAGCAGTTCACCCGGCTGATCCCGAGCGCAGTCGTTATCATCGGCTACGGGATTGCCTTCTACTGCCTGAGCCAGGTGCTCAAGACCATCCCTGTGGGCATCTCCTACGCCATCTGGTCCGGGATGGGAGTCGTCCTCGTCACCGCTGCGGGGGCCGTGCTTTTCAAGCAGATACCCGATCTCGCAGCCATTGCCGGGATGGTGCTGATCATCGCGGGCGTTATCGTGATCAACCTGTTCTCGAAAAGCACGGTGCACTGAGCAGCGACACGGTACGCACAGGCAACATGCGCTAATACCCACATAGACGCGTCCCGCACACGCCGCAAACGTGAAGAAACGGCTTTTCGCGGCCGGCAATTCCCGATAAAGGAATGGCCATGACCACCGAGAAGACGGTAAGCACCGCCCCCGGCCAGATGCCGGATGAAATCGTTACGGCCGAGCAACTGGCCGACCTGGCGCTGGAGGCGGGCGTCCTGCTGCTCTCGGCAGGCGCTCACAGCGGTCGCGTCTTCAGCAATATCAAGCGCTTCGCGGACCGTTGGGGTTTCCCCATCCATGTGCACCCGACCTTCACGGGGCTGATCGTGACTGTGCGCGACCACGCCGACCCGGAGCGCACCGTCACCCGCTATCAGGATGCCCCACCCCCGCGCGTTCACCTGCTCACCCTCACCCTCTTCAGCCGTCTGTCCTGGCGCGCGCTCGACCAGCGGCTGTCCTTCGCCCAGATCAAGCGAGAAATCGAGACCATCAAGGCCGCCCCCGGCTACCCGCCGTTAGCCGTCATTCCGGCCGTCGGCATGGCCTGCGGCTGCCTGTGCATGCTTTTCGGCGGTGATATCCTGAACGGACTGTGCGCGTTTTTCGCTGCCGCCATCGGGCAGGCCGTACGCATCTGGATGGGGCGGCAAGACTTTAACCCCATGCTCGTGAACGTCGGCTCGGCCTTCGTGGCCACGCTCATCGCGGGTATCGACACCTTTTGGAATATCGGCAGCTCCCCCGAGGCCACGCTGGCGACCAGCGTACTGTTTCTGATCCCCGGCGTCCCGCTTCTGAACAGCGTCATCGACCTGATCGAGGGCTACCTCTCCGCCTCACTCGCACGCGGGCTCTTTGCGGCCTTTACGGTGCTGTGCATCGCCGCAGGCATGACAGTCGCCATCACCCTCATGGGTATCGACAACCTCTAAACCTGCCCCCACACACCGTCTCTTTTAAACCAAAAACCTTTTCGGATCATGACTACCGACATCCTCCTGGCCAGCCTCCGCGACATGTCCCTGGCCTTCCTCGTCGCCATCGGCTGGGGCGTGCTCTTCGGCACCCCCAAGCGCGTCCTCTGGGTGGCCGCTGTCCTCGGCGGCAGTGGGCACTGCCTGCGCTTCGCGCTGCTGGAGTGCGGCCTGAACATCATCCCCGCCACCCTGGCCGCCTCCCTCCTCATCGGTGTGCTGGGTATCTACTTCGCACACCGGGTGGACAACCCGCCGGTGGTCTTCACCATGCCCGCCTGCATCACGATGATCCCCGGCATGTACGCCTACCGCTCCATGCTGGGCGGGATCAAGATCACCAGCGAACGCATGATCGAGGAAGACCCGACGCTCATCCCCGACATCGCCCACAACATCACGCTCACCTTTTCCCTGCTCGCGGCGTTGGCCATCGGCATCTCCGTCGGTGTCCTGCTCTTCCGCAAACGAAGCGTGCGCGACATCAACCTGCCCGTACCCCCACTCCCCTGGAACAGCAGGACATAGGCCTGCACCCAGTGACCCATCGGATCACCCTGACATTTTCAGGTAAACGGTGTCGCGCTAAGCCTTGGTAGTCTTGACCTCGACGACGTCGTGCGGAGAAGACTCGCGCTGGCCAGCGGGGCTGACCCGGATGTAGCGGGCGCGTTCACGCAGCTCGGGCAGCGTCCGTGCTCCCAGGTAGCCCATGCCGCTCTGGATACCTCCAATGAGCTGAGCGAGGACCTGATCGATCGAGTCGGAGACTTCCTTGACCGCCTCGACGCCTTCGGCGGCGACCTTGGCGTTCTTGTTCGCGTTGGAGTGACCGTAACGGGCGGCGCTACCGGCCTTCATGGCCTCCAGGCTGCCCATCCCGCGGTACTCCTTATAAAGCTTTCCGTTGATCTCCATGATCTTGCCGGGAGCCTCGGGGCAACCGGCGAGCAGGCCGCCACACATGACGGCGTCGGCCAGTGTGAGCGCCTTG
This genomic interval from Ruficoccus sp. ZRK36 contains the following:
- a CDS encoding sugar phosphate isomerase/epimerase, whose product is MSLSSNLGVQSYCFRNFKDNVEVAAKVKEIGLDRIEICRLHAGGDFHNLENWKEVVKTYTDAGVKIVSVGVETLVGDPSERDAFEAVAMAGAKHISVHFKVDSFGKAIAQARSFAREYGIKVGIHCHGGYMFGGQPDVMEHLINLGTPEVGLCIDTAWCMQIGPKQGVPLEWIKKYSGKVHGIHFKDFVFEKNAGWKDTVVGQGNLDLPAFAAQLKADNYDGMAVIEYEADPENPVPALKNCVEQMRNVL
- a CDS encoding threonine/serine exporter family protein — encoded protein: MTTEKTVSTAPGQMPDEIVTAEQLADLALEAGVLLLSAGAHSGRVFSNIKRFADRWGFPIHVHPTFTGLIVTVRDHADPERTVTRYQDAPPPRVHLLTLTLFSRLSWRALDQRLSFAQIKREIETIKAAPGYPPLAVIPAVGMACGCLCMLFGGDILNGLCAFFAAAIGQAVRIWMGRQDFNPMLVNVGSAFVATLIAGIDTFWNIGSSPEATLATSVLFLIPGVPLLNSVIDLIEGYLSASLARGLFAAFTVLCIAAGMTVAITLMGIDNL
- a CDS encoding SMR family transporter, yielding MSGYVFLAVAIVAEVIATTALKLSEQFTRLIPSAVVIIGYGIAFYCLSQVLKTIPVGISYAIWSGMGVVLVTAAGAVLFKQIPDLAAIAGMVLIIAGVIVINLFSKSTVH
- a CDS encoding threonine/serine exporter family protein: MTTDILLASLRDMSLAFLVAIGWGVLFGTPKRVLWVAAVLGGSGHCLRFALLECGLNIIPATLAASLLIGVLGIYFAHRVDNPPVVFTMPACITMIPGMYAYRSMLGGIKITSERMIEEDPTLIPDIAHNITLTFSLLAALAIGISVGVLLFRKRSVRDINLPVPPLPWNSRT